CGCGACGGCTGCGGAGGCGGAGGCGCCCACTCGGTCTCGACGAGGGTGCGCGACTCGCTCCGCCGCTCGTCGTCGGTCTCGGTGACGTCGGCGTCGTGCGTGCCGAGTACCTGCGGGTCCATCACGGTCTCGGCGGCGTCCTCCCGCGTCTCGTCGTCCACCGGGCGGGCCGCGGCGGGTCCGGGGCCCGGCAGGAACCGGCTGGACGGCTGGTCGGTCACCGTCTCGTCCGTGAGGGTCCGGGGCGGGGACGGGACGGGGCGCGCGGGCGGCCCCGCCTTCGGCCCGGCCTGCGACGGCGGCCCCACGCGCGACGGAGGTCCCACGCGCGACGGCGGCCCGACCTGCGAGGGCGGACCCGCCTGCGACGGCGCGGACGGCCCCGGACGCACCGGGGGCGAGGACACCGGCGGCGAGGACACCGGGCGGGGCGCGGGACGCGGGGCGGGCGGCCGGGGCTCCGGCATCGTCGCGACCTGCGTGAGCAGCGGCTGCGCCTGTGCGGCGGTCATCCGGTAGTGCGGCTCGCGCGCCAGCAGCCCCTCCAGGACGCGCGCGAGCGGTCCGGCGTTGCGGGCGGGCGGGACGGCCTCGGTCAGCGCGGCCTGCAGGGACGCCATCGCGTCCGGGCGCTCGTACGGGGAGCGTCCCTCGACGGCGGCGTAGATCGTCGCGCCGAGGCCCCACAGGTCGGACGCGGGCACGGCCCGCTCCCCCGCGGCCCGTTCGGGCGGGATGTAGGCGGGCGACCCCATGACGAGCCCGGTCTGGGTGAGGGTCGAGTCGCCCTCCATCTGCGCGATGCCGAAGTCGGTGAGCACGACCCGTCCGACGTCGGTGATCAGCACGTTGCTGGGCTTGACGTCGCGGTGCAGGATGCCCTTCTCGTGGGCGTGCCGGAGCGCGGCGAGCATCTGCAGGCCGATCTCGGCGATGCGGCGGTGGCCGACCGGGCCGTTCTCCAGCATGTCCTGCAGGGACGGGGCGGTGACCAGCTCCATCACGATCCAGGGGCGCCCCGCCTCCTCCACGACGTCGTGGACGGTGACGACGCCGGGATGGTTGAGCCGCGCGGACGCCCGCGCCTCCCGCAGCGTCCGCTCGTACAGGACGGCGTGCTCGGATTCGGTCAGGCCCGGCGGGAGTTCGACCTCTTTGACCGCGACCTCGCGGTCGAGCATCGTGTCGTGGGCACGCCAGACAGTGCCCATGCCGCCGCGCCCGACCACCGAGTCGAGCCGGTAGCGGGTGCCGAGCAACCGTCCCTGTGCCATGTCGATAAGGTCCCCCCGTCGTTCATCCCACCCCCGCGGGACGGAACGTGTCGAGGACATTCTTCACGAGAGTCTTGTTCGCGTTCCACCGGGACGCAGGGAACGCGACCACGATCGCATACGACCGCCCGTTGATGATCACCCCCCGGTCGCGGGCGCGGGTGGTCTCGCCGGCGCGGATCCACGTGAACTCGATGTCGGCGGCGGGTCGCCCGGCGACCGTGCTGTGGGTGAGGGAGACGCGCTCGTAGGCGCGCAGGTTGCCGTCGGCGATGGCCTGCTCCTCCCAGACCTCCCAGTGCCGGTAGGGGTCGCCGTGCCACTGCGTCGGGTCGACCTGCACGTAGGCGCCGGACGCGGGGTCGGTCCACACGTCGCCGCGGCTCTGCTGCTTGCGGGCCCAGCCGTGCGGGACGCCGATCGTGTAACCGGTGCCTTGCGCGCGCGTGAGGGTCGGCGGGAGCGTCGCGGGACCCTGCGGGACGGTGGACGGCGGCGGCGCGGACGCGCCGGACGACGGTTCGGTCTGCGGGTCGGCGGCGGCCCCCTGCGACGCGCCGGCGGACGTACCGGCGGACGTGCCGGGCTGCGCCTGCGGCTGATTCTGGCCGGTTCCGGCCCCGGCCTCCGAGTTGCCGTCGGGCCGCAGGACGAACGCGCCCACCGCGACGACGGCCGCCACGGCGAGCGCCGCCGCCGCGATGATCAGCGGCGCCCGCGACCGTCCGCCACCGCGTCCGGTGCCGTCACCGCCGGTGCCGTTGATCTGCTGTCGAGCCGTCCCCGCGTACCGCGGGTCCCAGGCGGCCTGAACCGTACCGGTGTGGCCGGGCGGTGCCGGGACGGGGACGGGCGCGGGCATGCGGCCGTCGAACGTCGTCGCGTCCCGCGCGGGCCCGGCCATCGCCGGACCGGTCGCCGCCGCCGCGCCCGCCGTCGTCGCGTCCGCCGTCGTCGCGCCGCCGGTCGCCGCCGCGAGGGACGCGGCGTGCCCGTTCGCGATCGCGGTGAGCGCGTCCTCGGCCTGCTGCGCGCTCGTGCGGGCGGCCGGGTCGCGGTCGAGGAGCCCGATGAGGACGGGCGCGAGCGGGCCCGCGTTGCGCGGCGGCGGCGCCTCCTGCGTCATCACGGCCGCGAGGATCGCCATCGCGTCGCTGCGGTGGTAGGGCGCCTTGCCCTCGCACGCGGCGTAGAGGGTGGCGCCGAGCGCCCACAGGTCGGAGGCGGGCAGGGCGGCGTCGCCCCGGACCCGTTCGGGCGACATGTAGGCGGGCGATCCCATGACCATGCCCGTGCCGGTGAGGGTGGCGTCCCCGGCGACCTGCGCGATGCCGAAGTCGGTGAGGACGGCCCGGTCGTCACCGGTGACCAGGACGTTCGCGGGCTTGACGTCGCGGTGCAGGATGCCGATGGCGTGCGCGGCGCGCAGCGCGCCGATGATCTGCCGGCCGATCGCGGCGACGCGGGCCGGGGGCAGCGGCCCGTCCTCGTCGATGATGTCCTGCAGCGACCGGCCCCGGACGAGCTCCATCACGATCCACGGGCGGCCGTCCTCGTCGACGACGTCGTGGACGGTGACGACGCCGGGGTGGCCGAGCCGGGCGGACGCCCGCGCCTCGCGCAGCGTCCGGCGGTGCCGGTTCTCGCGTTCGTCGTCGGCGAGGCCGTGCGGCAGCACGACCTCCTTGACGGCGACCTCGCGGTCGAGGGTCTCGTCGTCGGCGCGCCAGACGGTGCCCATGCCGCCGCGGCCGACGACCGAGAGCAGCCGGTACCGCCCGGCCCTCCACGTGTCAGTCCTCCGCCGGGGTGAACGACTCGTACACCGGCTGGAGTTCGGCGAACAGCCCGTCCCAGCCTTCGTGGGGGGCGCGCAGGAGGATGGCGTAGCCGTAGCCGTTCGCGACGAACCCGCGGTTGAGGATGTGCATGCGGGTGCCGCCCTTGCCGTCGTAGGTGAACTCCCAGTCGGCGGAGTCCTCACCGTCGCCGGTGTCGGGGACGGGCGGGTGGTCCCCGGTCGGGGCGAGGTTGATCCGCTCGTAGCCGGGCCAGCCGGCGCCGCCGCGTTCGGCGTTCTCCCAGTCTTCGAGGGCGCTGTCGTTGGGGTCGTCGGTCTGGTCGACCTGGATGTAGACGCTGCGGTCGGGCGAGTAGAAGTAGTCGCCGCTCTGCCCGGCCTCGGGACCCGTCCAGTCCTCGGGGATCGCGATGCTGTAGCCGCTGCCGTCCTTGTGCTCGCGGAACCCGGCCGGGACGGTCGGGCTGGGCGTCTCCTTCGGCTCCTCGGGTTTCGTCGTGACGGGAGCGGCGCCGCCGGTGTCCTGCGGCTGCTGCCCGGTCCCGGTGCTCGCGCTCTCGTTGCGTGCGGGCTGCTCGTCGTCGCCGCTGCTCGCGAGGGCGATCCCGGCGACGACGAGGATGACGATCAGCACGATGACGCCGATGACGAGCGCGTTGCGGTTGGCGGCGAGGCCCGTCCCGCCCGGTCCGCCGCCGGGCGTCCGGTGTCCGGGCAGGCGCGGCAGGCCGGGGATGCCCGACAGCCTGGTCTGCGAACCGGCGCCGGGGGCGGCGGCGGTCTCGGGGCGCCACGGGTCGCGGGCGGTGTCCTGCGTCCCGCCCCGGTGTCCGTCGTCGTGGCCGTCGTCGTATCCGGACGTCCCGGCGGGCGCGGCCACGCGGGTCGCGCCGGGGGACGCGGCGCCGCCCCCGGGGTCCGGGGAGGTGACGCCGGTCGCGGCGTCGACGGCCATCGTGTGCTGGGTGTCGATCGTCTCCTGGCGGACGAGCTCGTCCAGCAAGGCCCCGGCCTCGATCGCGTCCATCCGCTGGTCGGGGTTCTTGCGCAGCAGGCCCTCGATGACCGGGACGAGCGGGCCGCCCTTCTCCGGCGGGTCGGGCTCCTCGGAGATGACGGCGACGAGCGCGGCCATCGGCTCGTTGCG
The nucleotide sequence above comes from Actinomadura algeriensis. Encoded proteins:
- a CDS encoding serine/threonine-protein kinase: MAQGRLLGTRYRLDSVVGRGGMGTVWRAHDTMLDREVAVKEVELPPGLTESEHAVLYERTLREARASARLNHPGVVTVHDVVEEAGRPWIVMELVTAPSLQDMLENGPVGHRRIAEIGLQMLAALRHAHEKGILHRDVKPSNVLITDVGRVVLTDFGIAQMEGDSTLTQTGLVMGSPAYIPPERAAGERAVPASDLWGLGATIYAAVEGRSPYERPDAMASLQAALTEAVPPARNAGPLARVLEGLLAREPHYRMTAAQAQPLLTQVATMPEPRPPAPRPAPRPVSSPPVSSPPVRPGPSAPSQAGPPSQVGPPSRVGPPSRVGPPSQAGPKAGPPARPVPSPPRTLTDETVTDQPSSRFLPGPGPAAARPVDDETREDAAETVMDPQVLGTHDADVTETDDERRSESRTLVETEWAPPPPQPSRSPAQPSSPSTSQPRPSTPGPVTPPPAPAPSPRQSAPPWGLPQSSWQQPSPPPQVSRPSRNTPRARERRKTIIIVAIAAVLVIAAVLIGALILRDKLGTGALDQAGVEMSSPSIAAPSARTDGRSDTTSVITM
- a CDS encoding serine/threonine-protein kinase; the encoded protein is MPNEPNGERLLARRYRLVTQVGRGGMGTVWQAHDEVLGRDVAVKEVILPHGLTDEERAVHHKRTFREARTAARLGHPGVVTVYDVVEEDERPWIIMELIRARSLDQVIKHDGPLDPLRAAEIGRQMLAALHAAHQAGVLHRDVKPSNVLITGTGRTGERAVLTDFGIAIAAGDATLTQTGLVMGSPAYIAPERARGRKAGPASDLWSLGVALYAMVHGKSPFERNEPMAALVAVISEEPDPPEKGGPLVPVIEGLLRKNPDQRMDAIEAGALLDELVRQETIDTQHTMAVDAATGVTSPDPGGGAASPGATRVAAPAGTSGYDDGHDDGHRGGTQDTARDPWRPETAAAPGAGSQTRLSGIPGLPRLPGHRTPGGGPGGTGLAANRNALVIGVIVLIVILVVAGIALASSGDDEQPARNESASTGTGQQPQDTGGAAPVTTKPEEPKETPSPTVPAGFREHKDGSGYSIAIPEDWTGPEAGQSGDYFYSPDRSVYIQVDQTDDPNDSALEDWENAERGGAGWPGYERINLAPTGDHPPVPDTGDGEDSADWEFTYDGKGGTRMHILNRGFVANGYGYAILLRAPHEGWDGLFAELQPVYESFTPAED
- a CDS encoding serine/threonine-protein kinase, translating into MLSVVGRGGMGTVWRADDETLDREVAVKEVVLPHGLADDERENRHRRTLREARASARLGHPGVVTVHDVVDEDGRPWIVMELVRGRSLQDIIDEDGPLPPARVAAIGRQIIGALRAAHAIGILHRDVKPANVLVTGDDRAVLTDFGIAQVAGDATLTGTGMVMGSPAYMSPERVRGDAALPASDLWALGATLYAACEGKAPYHRSDAMAILAAVMTQEAPPPRNAGPLAPVLIGLLDRDPAARTSAQQAEDALTAIANGHAASLAAATGGATTADATTAGAAAATGPAMAGPARDATTFDGRMPAPVPVPAPPGHTGTVQAAWDPRYAGTARQQINGTGGDGTGRGGGRSRAPLIIAAAALAVAAVVAVGAFVLRPDGNSEAGAGTGQNQPQAQPGTSAGTSAGASQGAAADPQTEPSSGASAPPPSTVPQGPATLPPTLTRAQGTGYTIGVPHGWARKQQSRGDVWTDPASGAYVQVDPTQWHGDPYRHWEVWEEQAIADGNLRAYERVSLTHSTVAGRPAADIEFTWIRAGETTRARDRGVIINGRSYAIVVAFPASRWNANKTLVKNVLDTFRPAGVG